In Hahella sp. KA22, one genomic interval encodes:
- a CDS encoding cytochrome-c peroxidase translates to MPVVDSDYYDNGDPAPAKYELGRMLFFDKIMSGNRNISCATCHNPLLATTDGLSLGIGEGGRFIGPYRTTGSGDDAVPGRIGRHAPHLYNLGAREFIHLNWQGIMEGNADKPSEISIPAGPEKPGGLDNVLAGQALFPIANLNEMIGQRGENEIADSVRPGNGRFRPIWEGYLKRIRAIPEYVELFQAAYPNISLPEDIKIAHYANAIAAFETSAFRADNSRFDQYLRGDVDALSPKEVEGMNLFYGAAGCDSCHSGKFQTDHSFHNIAMPQIGPGPEVRMPLEDRGRTEASREQSDFAKFKTPSLRNVAHTAPYGHSGAYASLEGVVRHHLNALESLDNYDRSQVLMPSRSDLDEIDFQGYEDVSLRDKIAQNNELRPNPLSDAEVSALIAFLHTLTDTDSLNLRKLIPSQVPSGIAVSD, encoded by the coding sequence ATGCCTGTCGTCGATTCGGATTACTACGATAATGGCGATCCGGCTCCGGCTAAATATGAGTTGGGGCGCATGCTCTTTTTCGACAAGATCATGAGCGGCAATCGCAATATATCCTGCGCCACCTGTCATAACCCACTGCTCGCCACAACGGATGGTCTGTCTTTGGGCATTGGCGAAGGTGGGCGTTTTATTGGTCCTTATCGCACCACAGGTTCCGGCGACGACGCCGTGCCCGGTCGTATAGGCCGACATGCGCCACACCTTTATAACCTGGGCGCGCGGGAGTTCATCCATCTCAATTGGCAGGGCATCATGGAGGGCAATGCAGACAAGCCCAGCGAAATCAGTATTCCGGCCGGCCCGGAAAAACCAGGTGGACTGGATAACGTCCTGGCCGGACAGGCGCTGTTTCCCATCGCCAACCTCAATGAAATGATCGGGCAGCGCGGCGAGAATGAAATCGCCGATTCCGTCCGCCCCGGCAATGGTCGCTTCCGTCCCATTTGGGAGGGCTACCTAAAACGCATCCGCGCCATTCCCGAATATGTCGAGTTATTCCAGGCCGCGTATCCCAACATCAGTCTGCCTGAAGATATCAAGATCGCCCATTATGCAAACGCCATCGCCGCCTTTGAAACCAGCGCCTTTCGCGCCGATAACAGCCGTTTTGATCAGTATCTGCGAGGCGATGTCGACGCACTCAGTCCGAAGGAAGTGGAAGGTATGAATTTATTCTATGGCGCGGCGGGTTGCGACAGCTGTCATAGCGGTAAATTCCAGACCGACCACAGCTTCCATAACATCGCCATGCCACAGATTGGCCCCGGACCGGAGGTGCGCATGCCGTTAGAGGATCGCGGTCGGACGGAAGCCAGTCGTGAACAGAGCGATTTCGCCAAGTTCAAAACGCCCTCGCTGCGTAACGTCGCGCATACTGCCCCATACGGCCACAGCGGCGCTTATGCATCACTGGAGGGCGTCGTCAGGCATCACCTGAATGCGCTGGAGTCATTGGACAACTACGACAGATCGCAAGTGTTGATGCCCTCGCGCAGCGACCTGGACGAGATTGACTTTCAGGGGTATGAGGATGTTTCGTTACGGGACAAGATCGCTCAGAACAACGAGCTGCGCCCTAACCCGTTATCCGATGCGGAAGTCAGCGCATTAATCGCCTTTCTGCACACGTTAACG
- a CDS encoding LysR family transcriptional regulator — translation MKHPIVLDALAHFDLVARHGGFSRAEQASGKPKATLSRQVRGLEDQLGIRLINRDNRAFALSEEGRWLHERTRDLLADLHEAVTALTHDHAPARGRLRVSCPMMFGHMVMGRRAAEFAQAYPEIQLEVTVEEREVDLIEEGYDVVIRVNPRPDSQLVGRCILRNVQHLVARAGMSRPRDETVPIPAVTRSSTPDERTLRVLDGPNERAYLLRSALRLPSPLMQRDAVLTGGLVAILPYALIAQDLANGTLVDWGRLPTPPVEVWALHASRRLTSARIKAFIDFLSDQATLPPPS, via the coding sequence ATGAAACACCCAATTGTCCTGGACGCATTGGCTCACTTCGACCTCGTCGCGCGCCATGGCGGTTTCAGTCGAGCGGAACAGGCTTCTGGCAAACCCAAGGCCACGCTCTCCCGACAGGTTCGAGGATTAGAGGATCAGCTGGGGATTCGTCTGATCAACCGCGACAATCGGGCTTTCGCCTTGTCTGAAGAAGGACGATGGCTGCACGAGCGAACACGCGACCTACTGGCCGATCTGCATGAAGCGGTGACCGCATTGACCCACGACCACGCTCCTGCCCGCGGCCGCCTGCGCGTCAGTTGCCCGATGATGTTTGGACATATGGTGATGGGACGTCGCGCCGCCGAATTTGCGCAGGCCTATCCGGAAATCCAATTGGAAGTGACGGTGGAAGAGCGCGAAGTGGACCTGATTGAAGAAGGATATGATGTCGTCATTCGCGTCAATCCCCGCCCGGATAGCCAACTCGTTGGACGCTGCATACTGCGCAACGTCCAACACCTCGTGGCCCGGGCCGGGATGTCGCGCCCCCGTGATGAAACGGTTCCCATACCAGCGGTCACTCGCTCCAGCACGCCAGACGAGCGCACGCTACGCGTACTGGATGGCCCAAACGAACGGGCTTACCTGCTTCGCAGCGCCCTACGCCTGCCCTCCCCGCTGATGCAGCGCGACGCTGTTCTAACTGGCGGCTTGGTCGCCATCTTGCCCTATGCTTTAATCGCGCAGGATCTGGCTAACGGAACCCTGGTCGACTGGGGACGCCTGCCCACCCCACCAGTGGAAGTCTGGGCCCTACACGCCAGCCGCCGCCTCACCAGCGCCAGAATAAAAGCCTTTATAGATTTTCTTAGCGATCAGGCGACGTTACCGCCGCCAAGCTAA
- a CDS encoding ABC transporter ATP-binding protein/permease translates to MRRSSSATDAPDNEAGIKTLRSLWPYLLEHKRRVSLALLCLMGAKGASVGLPFILKYIIDGLDSGRANIVVGLPLALLLAYGAARLGNVLFGEVRDALFGRVTERAMRRIGLQAFQHLHSLDLDFHLNRNTGGLSRDIERGLSGISFLMRFMVFNIAPTLLEILMVIGLLLMNYSLWFALITFVAVVLYVAYSVVATDWRTEHVREANRADSESNTRVVDSLLNYETVKYFTNEEYEARRYDAVLARWEQARRKNRLSLFVLNGGQAFIVALAMTSMMILAAQNVVAGEMTLGDFALINAFMMQLFMPLNFLGFIYREMKGSLANIEQLFVLLRRTSQVPDKVGAPELQVGQGALEFSDVHFGYSTQRPILQGVSFRIEPQRKVAVVGGSGAGKSTLVKLLFRFYDVNGGAIKVDGQDIREVALKSLRSAIAIVPQDTVLFNDSLYENIRYGRIDATEEDVWRAIRMAHLEEFIQHLPDGVNTLVGERGLKLSGGEKQRVAIARAILKNPPILVFDEATSSLDSKSEQSVLQAIREVSQGQTSLVIAHRLSTVIDADLIVVLQDGKVAEQGTHSELLALNGVYANLWRIQQREDTETPAVRPEQEASDEHYSTPR, encoded by the coding sequence ATGCGACGTTCCAGTTCCGCCACCGATGCGCCGGACAACGAAGCGGGGATCAAAACTCTCCGTTCTTTGTGGCCTTATCTACTTGAGCATAAGCGCCGGGTTTCATTGGCTTTGTTATGTTTGATGGGAGCGAAAGGCGCCAGCGTCGGCTTGCCGTTTATTCTTAAATACATTATCGATGGCCTCGATTCGGGGCGCGCCAACATTGTGGTGGGATTGCCTCTGGCCTTGTTGTTGGCCTATGGCGCGGCAAGGCTTGGCAATGTGCTATTCGGCGAAGTGCGCGATGCCCTGTTTGGGAGAGTGACGGAGCGGGCCATGCGGCGCATCGGCTTGCAGGCGTTTCAACATTTGCACTCCCTGGATCTTGATTTCCACTTGAATCGCAATACCGGCGGCTTGTCTCGGGATATCGAGCGTGGGCTGTCCGGCATCAGCTTTCTAATGCGGTTTATGGTGTTCAATATCGCGCCCACGCTGCTGGAAATCCTCATGGTGATCGGCCTGCTGTTGATGAACTACTCGCTGTGGTTCGCGCTGATCACCTTTGTCGCCGTGGTGTTGTACGTCGCTTACTCGGTGGTGGCGACGGACTGGCGCACGGAGCATGTGCGGGAAGCCAATCGCGCGGACTCTGAAAGCAATACCCGGGTTGTGGATAGCCTGCTCAACTATGAGACGGTGAAATATTTCACCAATGAAGAATACGAAGCACGGCGCTATGACGCCGTGCTGGCGCGTTGGGAGCAGGCGCGCCGCAAAAACCGCTTGTCGCTGTTTGTGTTGAACGGCGGACAGGCGTTTATTGTGGCGCTGGCCATGACGTCGATGATGATTTTGGCTGCGCAAAATGTCGTGGCGGGAGAGATGACCTTAGGTGACTTCGCCCTCATCAACGCTTTTATGATGCAGCTGTTCATGCCGCTGAATTTCCTGGGTTTTATCTATCGCGAGATGAAAGGCTCGCTCGCCAACATTGAGCAACTGTTCGTACTGTTGCGCAGAACCTCGCAAGTGCCTGACAAGGTCGGCGCCCCCGAGTTGCAGGTGGGACAGGGGGCGCTTGAATTTTCTGACGTCCATTTCGGTTACTCGACCCAACGCCCCATATTGCAAGGCGTCAGCTTCCGCATTGAACCGCAACGCAAAGTGGCGGTGGTGGGAGGCAGCGGGGCGGGGAAGTCGACGCTGGTCAAACTGCTGTTTCGTTTCTACGACGTCAATGGCGGCGCCATAAAAGTGGATGGGCAGGACATTCGGGAGGTGGCGTTGAAGTCGCTGCGCTCCGCGATTGCGATTGTGCCTCAGGATACGGTGCTGTTTAACGACAGCCTATACGAAAACATCCGCTATGGCCGGATTGATGCGACGGAGGAAGACGTCTGGCGCGCTATCCGTATGGCGCATCTGGAAGAGTTTATCCAACATCTGCCGGATGGTGTGAATACCTTGGTGGGAGAGCGCGGATTGAAGTTGAGCGGCGGCGAAAAGCAACGCGTCGCCATTGCCCGCGCGATTTTGAAGAACCCGCCCATACTGGTGTTTGACGAGGCGACCTCTTCGTTGGACAGCAAGTCCGAACAAAGCGTGTTGCAGGCGATCAGGGAAGTCTCTCAGGGGCAGACCAGTCTGGTGATCGCCCACCGGTTGTCTACGGTTATCGACGCCGACTTGATCGTGGTGCTGCAGGACGGAAAAGTCGCAGAGCAGGGGACTCACTCTGAACTGCTGGCGCTCAATGGCGTTTACGCCAATCTATGGCGCATCCAGCAACGCGAGGATACGGAAACTCCGGCCGTCAGGCCGGAGCAAGAAGCCTCAGACGAGCACTATTCAACGCCCAGATAA
- a CDS encoding DUF1993 family protein — protein sequence MSISMYQTSVPIFIRMLGNLNQILEKAAAHAEKKGFNPQNLVNYRLYPDMLPLSSQIQIATDTVKGCVARLSDQQPPVFEDNEITLAELSARVTKTIDYVKTFTPEQIDNTEEKTIQLKLGSYTPTFTGQRYLLHFVLPNLYFHITTAYAILRHNGVDIGKADYLGVE from the coding sequence ATGTCTATATCCATGTACCAGACTTCCGTCCCCATCTTCATCCGCATGCTCGGCAACCTCAACCAGATCCTGGAGAAAGCCGCCGCCCACGCGGAGAAAAAAGGCTTCAACCCTCAAAACTTGGTTAATTACCGCCTGTATCCGGATATGTTGCCGCTTTCTTCTCAGATTCAGATCGCCACCGATACAGTGAAAGGCTGCGTCGCGCGGCTTTCCGACCAGCAGCCGCCGGTTTTCGAGGACAACGAAATCACATTGGCGGAGTTATCCGCCCGGGTCACCAAGACCATTGATTACGTAAAAACCTTCACTCCAGAGCAGATCGACAATACGGAAGAAAAGACCATTCAACTGAAGCTGGGCTCTTACACGCCAACTTTCACTGGTCAGCGCTACCTGTTGCACTTCGTGCTGCCCAATCTGTATTTCCACATTACTACCGCCTACGCCATCCTGCGCCACAACGGTGTGGACATAGGTAAAGCCGATTATCTGGGCGTTGAATAG
- a CDS encoding rhodanese-related sulfurtransferase, whose translation MSQYVICALYKFVALDDFEALRAPLLEVMEKNEIKGTLLLAREGVNGTVSGTREGMDALLAWLKSDPRMADLSYKESYDENVPFYRTKVKLKKEIVTMGVEGIDPKRVVGTYVKPQDWNALITDPEVLLIDTRNDYEVQIGKFKNAINPNTETFREFPDYVKSNLDPAKHKKVAMYCTGGIRCEKSTAYLKELGFEDVYHLEGGILKYLEEVPQEESTWEGECFVFDNRVAVDHGLNKGSYDQCHACRMPISAEDMQSEHYKKGVSCPHCHDKVSEDQLRRFAAREQQIELAKSRGEEHIGSEAAKAIKKRQAEKKLKRKNYHQHLTQGAE comes from the coding sequence ATGTCACAGTATGTTATCTGTGCGCTGTACAAGTTCGTCGCCCTTGACGACTTTGAGGCGCTGCGCGCTCCATTGCTTGAAGTCATGGAGAAAAATGAAATCAAAGGCACCCTGTTGCTGGCCCGCGAAGGCGTAAACGGCACGGTCTCCGGAACCCGCGAGGGGATGGACGCGCTGCTGGCCTGGCTGAAGTCTGATCCTCGTATGGCGGACTTGAGCTACAAAGAATCCTACGATGAGAACGTTCCGTTCTATCGCACCAAAGTCAAACTGAAGAAAGAAATCGTCACCATGGGCGTGGAGGGCATTGATCCGAAACGTGTGGTGGGCACTTACGTCAAACCGCAGGATTGGAATGCGCTGATTACCGATCCTGAGGTGTTGCTGATCGACACCCGTAACGATTACGAAGTGCAAATCGGCAAGTTTAAGAATGCGATCAACCCGAATACGGAAACATTCCGTGAGTTTCCAGATTACGTCAAAAGCAATCTTGATCCGGCCAAGCACAAGAAAGTGGCGATGTATTGCACCGGCGGCATTCGCTGTGAGAAATCCACTGCTTACCTGAAAGAGCTGGGCTTTGAGGATGTCTATCACCTGGAAGGCGGCATTCTGAAGTATCTGGAGGAAGTGCCTCAGGAAGAATCAACCTGGGAAGGCGAGTGCTTCGTATTCGACAATCGGGTGGCGGTGGACCACGGCCTCAACAAAGGCAGCTATGACCAGTGCCACGCCTGTCGTATGCCCATCAGCGCGGAAGATATGCAGAGCGAGCATTACAAGAAGGGCGTCAGCTGTCCTCATTGTCATGACAAGGTCTCCGAAGACCAGCTTCGCCGCTTCGCAGCGCGTGAGCAGCAGATTGAACTGGCCAAGTCGCGCGGAGAAGAGCATATCGGCTCTGAAGCGGCCAAAGCGATTAAAAAGCGCCAGGCTGAGAAGAAGCTGAAGCGCAAAAACTATCATCAGCACCTGACTCAAGGCGCTGAATAG
- a CDS encoding chaperone modulator CbpM — protein MTRKTIVSTVEVLGQSDTYTLRELCERGGVNAEFVIELVSYGVIAPVEERPAHQWQFNTLALARLSRAMRLQRDLQLNLPGLAMSLDLLDEVNELRREVARLNQQLSRLITD, from the coding sequence ATGACGCGTAAAACGATCGTCAGCACGGTGGAAGTGCTTGGACAAAGCGACACCTACACGTTGCGCGAATTATGCGAGCGCGGCGGCGTCAACGCCGAGTTCGTTATTGAACTGGTCAGTTATGGCGTCATCGCGCCCGTGGAGGAGCGGCCGGCCCACCAATGGCAGTTCAATACGTTGGCGTTGGCGCGATTAAGCCGGGCGATGCGTCTGCAGCGTGACCTGCAGCTCAACCTGCCCGGACTCGCCATGTCCCTGGATTTATTGGACGAGGTCAACGAACTCCGACGCGAAGTGGCGCGACTGAACCAACAACTCAGCCGCCTGATTACGGATTAA
- a CDS encoding DnaJ C-terminal domain-containing protein, with protein MEFKDYYKILGVAEAASADDIKKAYRKLARKYHPDVSKEKDAEVKFKEVGEAYEVLKDPEKRAEYDQLKRMGAYSEDGRFRPPPDWESASNFNGGGFTEADSRHFSDFFESIFGRGGSAHRTYKQGHQQSFRMRGEDVHAKIALFLEEAFHGCEKQVQVQVPEIDEYGLVGHRSKSLNVKIPAGMGPGQHIRLRGQGATGFGGAENGDLFLEVELAPHPVYSVDGKDIYLTLPVSPWEAALGATVTAPTLSGKVNVKVPKGASSGQKLRLKGKGLPGNPAGDQIIVLQVTLPKSHSADAEALYKELAEKEKSYNPRSKLGV; from the coding sequence ATGGAATTCAAAGACTATTACAAGATTCTCGGCGTCGCGGAAGCAGCGTCCGCCGATGACATCAAAAAAGCGTACCGCAAGCTCGCCCGTAAGTATCATCCGGATGTCAGTAAAGAAAAGGATGCGGAGGTCAAATTCAAAGAAGTCGGCGAAGCTTATGAGGTTTTGAAAGACCCGGAAAAGCGCGCGGAATACGATCAGCTCAAGCGCATGGGAGCTTACAGCGAAGACGGTCGTTTCCGCCCGCCGCCGGATTGGGAGTCCGCGTCAAACTTCAACGGCGGCGGCTTCACCGAGGCGGACTCGCGTCACTTCAGCGACTTTTTCGAATCGATCTTCGGCCGCGGCGGTTCCGCCCATCGCACCTATAAACAAGGTCATCAACAGAGCTTCCGCATGCGCGGCGAGGACGTGCATGCCAAAATCGCCTTGTTCCTGGAGGAAGCTTTCCACGGGTGTGAGAAACAAGTTCAGGTGCAAGTGCCGGAAATCGACGAATACGGCTTGGTAGGTCATCGCAGTAAATCTCTCAATGTGAAAATTCCAGCCGGAATGGGTCCCGGACAGCACATCCGTTTACGCGGTCAGGGCGCAACTGGGTTTGGCGGAGCTGAGAACGGCGACCTGTTTCTGGAAGTGGAGCTGGCGCCCCATCCGGTGTACTCCGTCGACGGCAAAGATATTTATCTGACTCTGCCTGTCTCGCCATGGGAAGCTGCGCTGGGGGCCACCGTGACAGCGCCAACATTGAGCGGTAAGGTCAACGTGAAAGTTCCCAAAGGCGCCAGCAGCGGACAAAAACTGAGACTGAAAGGCAAAGGGTTGCCCGGCAATCCCGCCGGAGACCAGATTATCGTACTGCAGGTAACCTTGCCCAAGTCCCATAGCGCAGATGCGGAAGCGCTTTATAAGGAGCTTGCGGAAAAAGAAAAATCCTATAATCCGCGCAGCAAGTTGGGGGTGTGA
- a CDS encoding 23S rRNA (adenine(2030)-N(6))-methyltransferase RlmJ, translating into MLSYQHVYHAGNFADAHKHWVLSLLLQALCKKSTPWRYLETHAGRGDYDLTSEEAQKTSEWTAGILPLMQAKGTCPPEFDAYLAAVRGLNPDAGKLTRYPGSPAIAAGFLRETDQLALCELHPKEYAELKRQFGRNRQIHIHQRDGFEGVMAMSPPPEKRGLVMIDPSYELKDDYQRIPAYISKLTKKWSNAVIAIWYPVLAEKRHEQMLELMRQLPLHKTLRSELILTPVARGMYGSGMLVVNPPWRLDEQLQAGWAHLSEALRGDPKASCSADWLIAE; encoded by the coding sequence ATGCTGAGCTATCAACATGTCTATCATGCAGGCAACTTCGCCGATGCGCACAAGCATTGGGTGTTGTCTTTATTGCTGCAGGCGCTGTGTAAAAAATCCACGCCCTGGCGCTATCTGGAAACCCATGCAGGCCGTGGCGACTATGACCTGACCTCCGAGGAAGCGCAAAAAACCTCAGAGTGGACGGCGGGTATTTTGCCGCTGATGCAGGCCAAGGGGACCTGTCCGCCGGAATTCGACGCCTATTTGGCGGCGGTGAGAGGGTTGAACCCCGACGCTGGAAAACTGACCCGCTATCCTGGCTCTCCGGCGATCGCCGCTGGTTTCCTGCGTGAGACGGATCAGTTGGCTTTGTGCGAACTGCACCCTAAAGAATACGCGGAACTTAAGCGCCAATTCGGACGGAACAGGCAAATCCATATTCACCAAAGAGATGGCTTCGAGGGCGTTATGGCGATGTCGCCGCCGCCGGAAAAGCGCGGCTTGGTGATGATTGATCCCAGCTATGAGCTGAAGGACGACTATCAACGTATCCCCGCTTATATAAGCAAGCTGACCAAGAAGTGGTCGAACGCGGTTATCGCCATCTGGTATCCCGTACTTGCGGAGAAGCGCCACGAACAAATGCTTGAGTTGATGCGCCAGCTTCCTTTGCACAAGACGCTGCGCAGCGAGTTGATCTTAACGCCGGTGGCGCGCGGAATGTACGGAAGTGGTATGCTTGTGGTCAATCCGCCCTGGCGGCTCGATGAGCAACTGCAGGCGGGTTGGGCGCACCTCAGCGAAGCCCTTCGCGGCGATCCAAAAGCCTCCTGTAGCGCTGATTGGCTGATAGCGGAGTAA
- the folM gene encoding dihydromonapterin reductase encodes MNWTSQGTILITGAAQRVGLHCLQRLLEKGERVAMTYRSERPEIAELRERGAICLQVDFTEQGSVERLIRRLKEEVGPLRALIHNASSWAPDRSEDTDYRAVMQDMVAIHMTAPYLLNMHCYDLLEQGRNPWSDIIHISDYVVEKGSDNHIAYAAAKGGMESMTRSFAKRYAPHIKVNTIAPSLLMFNDGDDPDYRTKTLRKSALGIEPGPDVVWQAIAFILDCSYMTGREIKLDGGRHIR; translated from the coding sequence GTGAATTGGACTAGCCAAGGAACAATATTAATAACCGGAGCGGCCCAAAGGGTTGGGCTCCATTGTCTGCAGCGGCTGCTTGAAAAAGGCGAGCGGGTCGCCATGACCTATCGCTCAGAGCGGCCGGAAATCGCCGAACTGCGGGAGCGCGGGGCGATATGTCTGCAGGTGGATTTTACGGAACAAGGCTCCGTCGAACGGCTGATACGACGGTTAAAGGAGGAAGTGGGTCCACTTAGGGCGTTGATACATAACGCGTCCTCATGGGCTCCCGACCGGAGTGAGGATACGGACTACCGGGCGGTGATGCAGGATATGGTGGCGATACATATGACGGCGCCTTACCTGCTGAATATGCATTGTTACGACCTGCTGGAGCAGGGGCGTAACCCATGGTCCGATATCATTCATATTTCCGATTACGTGGTTGAAAAAGGAAGTGACAACCATATTGCGTACGCCGCCGCGAAAGGGGGAATGGAAAGCATGACCCGATCTTTCGCCAAGCGCTACGCGCCGCATATCAAGGTAAACACTATCGCTCCGTCGTTATTGATGTTCAATGACGGCGACGATCCGGACTACCGAACTAAAACCTTAAGGAAGTCCGCCCTTGGGATCGAACCCGGTCCCGACGTGGTCTGGCAGGCAATCGCCTTTATCCTGGACTGCTCGTATATGACCGGGCGGGAAATCAAGCTCGATGGCGGACGTCATATCCGTTGA
- the folE gene encoding GTP cyclohydrolase I FolE, which translates to MLDKLVAQYSAIIESLGEDVNREGLRDTPKRAAKAMQFLCRGYNQSLEEVTNGAIFESDTDEMVLVKDIELYSLCEHHLLPFIGRCHIAYIPNGKVLGLSKFARIVDMFARRMQIQENLTRQIAEAVLEVTNAHGVGVIIEARHMCMMMRGVEKQNSVMSSSVMLGSMRNNPSTRSEFLTLVHSRRAL; encoded by the coding sequence ATGTTAGACAAACTGGTCGCGCAGTACAGCGCAATTATTGAATCCCTCGGAGAGGATGTTAACCGTGAGGGACTGCGCGATACGCCTAAGCGTGCCGCCAAAGCGATGCAGTTTCTGTGTCGCGGCTATAACCAGTCGTTAGAGGAAGTCACCAACGGGGCGATTTTCGAGTCGGATACGGACGAAATGGTTCTGGTTAAGGACATCGAATTATACTCCCTGTGTGAACACCATTTGCTGCCTTTCATCGGGCGTTGCCACATTGCCTATATTCCGAATGGCAAAGTGTTGGGCTTGTCGAAGTTTGCGCGCATCGTGGATATGTTCGCGCGTCGTATGCAGATTCAGGAGAATTTGACCCGGCAGATCGCAGAAGCGGTTTTGGAAGTCACCAACGCGCACGGCGTTGGCGTCATTATCGAAGCGCGTCACATGTGCATGATGATGCGAGGCGTTGAGAAGCAGAACTCGGTTATGAGTTCATCCGTCATGTTGGGCTCCATGCGCAACAATCCTTCCACCCGCAGTGAGTTCCTCACGCTGGTGCATAGCCGTCGGGCGCTGTAA
- a CDS encoding succinylglutamate desuccinylase/aspartoacylase family protein: MAVKSKPFEFLGAQVAPGHRQQFELPVGQLYTQTDVSIPVEVVHGRSKGPRLLICAAIHGDELNGVEIVRRVLHATWLKNLKGTLIAVPIVNVLGTIHRSRYLPDRRDLNRCFPGSEKGSLAARMAHLFTTCVLQQADCAIDLHTGAIDRSNLPQIRVHLDNQKAAELAHMFGVPVIIDAEIRDGSFRGAGDDLGVPIITYEAGEALRFDENCIAAGVRGVRRVMEELGMIKMRVKRAKATPVVARSSQWVRAPVGGFLRALKPLGSRVNKGDLLGYLNGPLDSQGEPILSPCSGIIIGRSNLPLAHEGEAIFHIARFNQVDLAEQVVETFHSDMEDHISRSEAPIT; the protein is encoded by the coding sequence ATGGCGGTTAAGTCCAAACCTTTTGAGTTTCTTGGCGCGCAGGTCGCGCCGGGACATCGTCAACAATTCGAGCTTCCCGTCGGACAGCTCTACACCCAGACCGATGTATCCATTCCTGTCGAAGTGGTGCACGGCAGGTCTAAAGGTCCACGTCTGCTGATTTGCGCCGCCATACATGGCGATGAACTCAACGGCGTGGAAATCGTGCGACGCGTCTTGCACGCCACCTGGTTGAAAAATCTGAAAGGCACCCTGATCGCCGTTCCCATCGTGAACGTGCTGGGCACCATTCATCGATCCCGTTACCTGCCTGACCGACGCGACCTCAACCGATGCTTTCCCGGCAGCGAGAAAGGCTCACTGGCGGCGCGTATGGCGCACCTGTTCACCACCTGCGTATTGCAACAGGCGGATTGCGCCATTGACCTTCATACAGGAGCGATCGACCGCAGCAATCTTCCGCAAATACGAGTGCATTTGGACAATCAGAAAGCGGCGGAGCTAGCGCATATGTTTGGCGTGCCCGTCATTATTGATGCTGAAATCCGTGACGGCTCCTTTCGTGGCGCCGGTGACGACCTTGGCGTACCGATCATCACCTATGAAGCGGGTGAAGCGCTGCGCTTTGATGAGAACTGCATCGCCGCTGGCGTTCGTGGCGTGCGCCGGGTAATGGAAGAACTGGGCATGATCAAGATGCGCGTGAAAAGAGCCAAAGCCACGCCTGTGGTAGCCCGTTCCTCGCAATGGGTGCGGGCGCCAGTAGGCGGATTTCTACGTGCGCTGAAACCCCTGGGAAGCCGGGTTAACAAAGGGGATTTGCTGGGTTATCTGAATGGCCCCCTGGACAGCCAGGGAGAACCCATTTTATCGCCCTGCTCCGGCATCATCATTGGACGCAGCAACTTGCCGCTGGCCCACGAGGGCGAGGCGATCTTTCACATTGCTCGCTTTAATCAGGTGGACCTGGCGGAACAGGTAGTGGAGACATTCCACTCCGATATGGAGGATCATATTTCCCGCAGCGAAGCGCCCATCACCTGA